The stretch of DNA AATCCCCCGCGGCGGCCGGAGGTAGACCATTTCCTTTTGTCCCGTCAGCCGTGCCGTTTCCTCCTTGACTTTGCGCAGTTCCTCCCGGATCTTTTCGTCGGATGTAGCCGTAAAATCCGGATGGCTCCAGGAATGGTTCCCGATCGTATGGCCTTCCTTTACCATCCGCTTCACCAGATCCGGTGCCGACAACAAATAATGGCCGGTAACAAAAAAGACCGCGGGCACCTTCTCTTTTTTCAGCACATCCAAAATTTTTTCCGTATAGCCGTTTTCATAGCCGTTGTCGAAGGTCAAATAAATGTCCTTTTTGTCCCTGCTTCCCAAATAAACGGCGTCATATTTTTCCAAAAGCCGGTTCAATTCCTGCCCCGCATCCGGCGGCTGTTCGTTTTTCGCCCGCTGGAACCCCCAATGGATCGCCGAATCGGAAGCGGCCGCTCCCGCCGTTGTATGCAAAAAAA from Caldibacillus debilis DSM 16016 encodes:
- the pdaA gene encoding delta-lactam-biosynthetic de-N-acetylase, with product MKKLIFFITAAGIFLHTTAGAAASDSAIHWGFQRAKNEQPPDAGQELNRLLEKYDAVYLGSRDKKDIYLTFDNGYENGYTEKILDVLKKEKVPAVFFVTGHYLLSAPDLVKRMVKEGHTIGNHSWSHPDFTATSDEKIREELRKVKEETARLTGQKEMVYLRPPRGIFSERTLKVAKEEGYIHVFWSLAYVDWHRDRQRGWRYAYDSIMKQIHPGAVILLHSVSKDNADALEKVIRDLKQRGYTFQSLDALLMEKHFDRGIIY